A DNA window from bacterium BMS3Abin08 contains the following coding sequences:
- the nasF gene encoding uroporphyrinogen-III C-methyltransferase has product MKKKETDGKVYLVGAGPGDIGLLTVKGMKSLQRADVVVYDFHLNAQILNYIKGDAEFIYAGKRGGHHEMTQDQINRVLVEKAKAGKTICRLKGGDPFIFGRGGEEAEVLSEEGIEFEVVPGISSAVAVPAYAGIPLTHRDYASSFVVVPGNEASTKKESNIDWEALARHRGTIVFLMAVKNIDVVSSRLISNGKSAETPVAVTRWGTRAEQKTIVSTLGEIPGIMKSGEIRPPAVVVVGDVVRLRERLSWFEKKPLFGQRILVTRESLSGYERLEDLGAELIQFPTIRVEPPLTWESLDRSIEGVAHYDWVVFTSANGVGFFFERLLNSGKDGRDLKGVGVCAIGPKTAGAVRSFGIIPDLVPDEFRAEGLIAAFGGPDGLKDLKILLPGAEQARDVFPEKVRESGGHIDTPVAYRALRPEGHSRRIQRFLKEGRITVATFTSGATFNNFCDIVGDGCNGMLRNVRIAAIGPVTARAIEKRGFKVDIMPENATVEALVEEIITHMQSSSINPATK; this is encoded by the coding sequence ATGAAAAAGAAAGAGACTGACGGAAAGGTGTATCTTGTCGGGGCAGGCCCCGGCGATATAGGGCTTCTCACCGTAAAGGGGATGAAGTCACTTCAGCGTGCCGATGTTGTGGTCTATGATTTCCATCTCAATGCCCAGATCCTGAACTACATAAAGGGTGATGCGGAGTTCATTTATGCTGGCAAGAGGGGTGGGCATCATGAGATGACCCAGGATCAGATAAACAGGGTCCTTGTGGAGAAGGCAAAGGCCGGGAAGACGATCTGCCGTCTCAAGGGTGGTGACCCCTTTATATTCGGAAGGGGAGGGGAAGAGGCAGAGGTGCTTTCGGAAGAGGGGATAGAGTTCGAGGTCGTTCCGGGTATAAGTTCTGCTGTTGCAGTTCCCGCCTATGCCGGTATACCGCTTACCCACAGGGATTATGCATCGTCATTTGTTGTGGTTCCCGGCAATGAAGCATCGACAAAAAAGGAGAGCAATATAGACTGGGAAGCGCTTGCCCGTCATAGGGGGACGATCGTCTTTTTAATGGCTGTGAAGAATATCGATGTTGTATCTTCGCGTCTTATCAGCAACGGTAAATCAGCGGAAACACCCGTTGCCGTGACGCGCTGGGGAACAAGGGCCGAGCAAAAAACTATTGTTTCAACCCTTGGAGAGATACCCGGAATCATGAAAAGCGGTGAGATAAGACCCCCTGCTGTGGTGGTTGTGGGTGATGTAGTGAGACTCAGAGAAAGGCTTTCCTGGTTTGAGAAGAAGCCGCTCTTTGGTCAGAGGATACTTGTTACGAGGGAGAGCCTTTCCGGTTACGAGAGACTCGAGGATCTCGGCGCCGAGCTAATCCAGTTTCCAACCATCAGGGTTGAGCCTCCCTTAACATGGGAGTCACTTGACAGGTCCATCGAGGGGGTCGCCCACTATGACTGGGTCGTTTTTACAAGTGCCAATGGTGTCGGCTTTTTCTTCGAGAGGCTTTTAAATTCCGGGAAGGACGGGAGGGACCTCAAGGGGGTCGGTGTATGTGCCATAGGGCCCAAGACCGCCGGCGCTGTGCGTTCATTCGGTATCATTCCTGATCTGGTACCCGATGAATTCAGGGCTGAAGGACTTATTGCCGCCTTTGGCGGTCCGGATGGACTGAAGGACCTGAAGATACTCCTGCCGGGGGCCGAACAGGCAAGGGACGTTTTCCCTGAGAAGGTCCGTGAGTCCGGAGGTCATATAGACACACCTGTTGCATATCGTGCCCTCAGGCCCGAGGGTCATTCAAGGAGGATACAGCGATTCCTGAAGGAGGGCAGGATTACAGTGGCAACCTTCACATCAGGCGCAACCTTTAATAATTTCTGTGATATTGTGGGGGATGGCTGCAACGGGATGCTGAGGAATGTAAGGATTGCAGCGATAGGACCCGTGACTGCAAGGGCCATTGAGAAGAGGGGTTTCAAGGTGGATATAATGCCGGAAAACGCCACTGTCGAGGCACTGGTCGAGGAAATAATAACCCATATGCAGAGTTCAAGTATCAACCCGGCAACAAAATAG
- the hldE_2 gene encoding bifunctional protein HldE has product MRVNYKQIVGRFRRLRILVVGDVILDHYIWGVVERISPEAPVPVVDVKGENYSLGGVANVAANIVVLGANVTIAGIIGDDYHGNLLLSILRNDGIDTSGILKGNRPTTVKTRVVAHNQQVVRFDREERKKINDRILKKLQEFMLSNRESWDGIIVSDYKKGVVTQGFMNFLRREFRGRECFVAVDPKVGHFHLYKGVSIVTPNLKEASEGSGIEIRDERTLSKAGGSLLKRLGCEAVLITRGEEGMSLFEDSSVTHIPTVAKSVYDVTGAGDTVISALTLSRLAGAELKDSAVIANHAAGIVVGQIGTATATPEQIIQSFRENTVDI; this is encoded by the coding sequence ATGAGGGTAAATTATAAACAGATAGTCGGAAGGTTCAGAAGGCTCAGAATCCTTGTCGTCGGGGATGTGATCCTTGACCATTATATATGGGGCGTTGTGGAGCGGATCTCTCCGGAGGCTCCTGTTCCGGTGGTTGATGTTAAGGGTGAGAACTACTCCCTTGGGGGTGTTGCAAATGTTGCTGCCAATATTGTGGTCCTCGGGGCAAATGTCACTATTGCCGGGATTATCGGTGATGACTATCACGGAAATCTGCTTCTCTCCATTCTCAGGAATGACGGCATTGACACATCGGGAATCCTTAAAGGGAACAGGCCGACAACAGTCAAGACAAGGGTCGTTGCCCATAACCAGCAGGTAGTAAGGTTTGACAGGGAGGAAAGAAAAAAAATAAATGACCGTATATTGAAAAAGCTCCAGGAGTTCATGCTATCGAACAGGGAAAGCTGGGACGGTATAATAGTGTCCGATTATAAAAAGGGTGTTGTTACACAGGGATTCATGAACTTTTTAAGGAGGGAGTTCAGGGGCCGGGAATGTTTTGTTGCTGTGGATCCAAAGGTGGGACACTTTCACCTGTACAAAGGGGTCTCGATAGTTACCCCTAACCTTAAAGAGGCATCTGAAGGATCAGGCATAGAGATCAGGGATGAGAGAACCCTCAGTAAGGCGGGAGGAAGTCTGTTAAAGAGACTCGGTTGTGAGGCGGTTTTAATAACACGTGGGGAAGAGGGGATGAGTCTCTTTGAAGACAGCAGTGTGACGCATATACCAACAGTCGCAAAGAGTGTTTATGACGTCACAGGAGCAGGTGATACGGTTATCTCCGCACTCACCCTCTCCCGTCTTGCAGGTGCGGAATTAAAGGATTCCGCTGTTATTGCAAATCATGCTGCCGGTATTGTAGTTGGGCAGATTGGTACTGCAACAGCCACACCTGAACAGATAATTCAGTCATTCAGGGAGAACACTGTTGACATTTAA
- the ideR gene encoding iron-dependent repressor IdeR, with amino-acid sequence MEDISTERLEEALELLWVLNEENKDSLTLLKACSDDDEIDNVIEDLKNRKWVTVYADDLRFTEEGKKIARTIVRRHRLAERLFADVFEMKEEIIHEDACRMEHILSEELTDSVCTFLGHPPTCPHGKPIPRGECCRKYKTNVTPLVVRLIDFEVGRQGRITYIVPADPARLNRLNSIGIHAGSTIKLLQRWPSVVIQVDETTVAVDPDIAREIFIKKVS; translated from the coding sequence ATGGAAGATATCTCAACTGAAAGACTCGAGGAGGCCCTCGAACTCCTGTGGGTGCTCAATGAAGAAAACAAAGACAGTCTGACCCTACTTAAGGCCTGTTCCGACGACGACGAAATAGATAATGTTATTGAAGACCTTAAAAACAGGAAATGGGTAACCGTATATGCCGACGATCTCAGGTTCACGGAAGAAGGTAAAAAGATTGCCAGGACTATTGTCAGGAGGCACCGCCTTGCGGAGCGCCTCTTTGCCGATGTCTTTGAGATGAAAGAGGAAATCATCCATGAGGATGCCTGCAGGATGGAACACATCCTCAGTGAAGAACTTACGGACAGTGTATGCACCTTTCTCGGTCATCCGCCCACATGTCCACATGGAAAACCGATCCCGAGAGGTGAGTGCTGCAGAAAGTACAAGACAAATGTTACACCACTTGTTGTAAGGCTCATTGACTTTGAGGTCGGCCGTCAAGGACGTATTACCTACATAGTGCCGGCAGACCCTGCACGGTTGAACAGACTGAATTCCATCGGGATTCATGCAGGGTCTACAATAAAACTGCTGCAGAGATGGCCGTCTGTGGTTATACAGGTCGATGAAACTACGGTAGCGGTAGACCCGGACATCGCCAGGGAGATATTCATCAAAAAGGTCTCCTGA
- the mog gene encoding molybdopterin adenylyltransferase has protein sequence MTEIIAAILTLSDKGSRGERTDESGKLLRNTLQANGISVAEYEVIPDEKEILAERLIKLSERVDLIITNGGTGLSPRDITPDVTIEVIEREIPGIAEAMRTAGMQKTPRAMLSRAVAGVRGECLIVNLPGSPKAVQEGIDTIIDVIPHAIEKIKGSGEDCAR, from the coding sequence ATGACTGAAATAATAGCTGCAATACTCACACTCAGTGACAAGGGCTCAAGGGGAGAGCGCACTGACGAAAGTGGTAAATTGTTAAGGAATACCCTTCAGGCCAATGGGATATCCGTTGCCGAATACGAGGTCATTCCTGACGAGAAGGAGATCCTCGCTGAGCGGCTGATAAAGCTTTCCGAACGTGTTGACCTCATAATCACCAATGGTGGAACCGGTCTCAGTCCCCGCGATATAACCCCTGATGTCACCATCGAGGTGATCGAGCGTGAGATACCGGGGATTGCAGAGGCCATGAGAACGGCCGGAATGCAAAAGACCCCGCGCGCCATGCTATCCCGGGCAGTTGCGGGAGTAAGGGGTGAATGTCTGATAGTAAACCTTCCCGGCAGCCCCAAGGCGGTGCAGGAGGGAATCGATACAATTATAGATGTTATCCCCCATGCCATAGAGAAGATTAAAGGTTCGGGGGAAGATTGTGCGAGGTAA
- the kinE_5 gene encoding sporulation kinase E: protein MRRKITRYLFFIFLLFGIAGGIAVISLTRVSRDLKSLITLHRVEILRQDLIINLQTVQKHLYTIGTSFGSEIDIIVGNVSSLDRAVTKCNSCHHRPALARRLNNLVKYVGKYEDALSAFITTTANPERVKRLQSAAVEIGAVLLRDANEMTFIANEKLQERTEQALSDVHTIKNFLLASLFLTMLFGFIVAVSLTKEILTPIHKLSDAARRVSSGELGYTVNFRDSTEFGQLAKTFNEMSLSLKEGYQRTLSYMAKLKGLYNLTLSLHMVTEEKDIYRELITGVADLVKTDKAVLVLIDKKKGFFTPMIPYYGFKEEEIKEISSEQTFIMNLYSESTRRALIFGSEKIIDNGIFKKLKGVGNMLVFWLRRKEELTGFLLLLRENRQGSFTEEDVRLLSIMGNNFAVALDNALLYRDLQEQMKKLKEAQEQLIQAAKLAAIGELAANVAHEINNPLTTILGYSELLREEEDMESVKRDLAIIESESLRARDIVKQLLEFSRRRKLELSEMDVVDTIEEVLKLVAANLKESRIKVVKEYLELPPIIADRNQLKQVFLNIMNNAIQAMPDGGTLTIRTEQFNGHVYVSFSDTGTGISDEVAQRIFEPFFTTKKEKGTGLGLPISYRIIQEHGGRIDVRSSEGRGTMFRIMLPVRRPF, encoded by the coding sequence ATGCGCAGAAAGATAACAAGATACCTCTTTTTCATCTTTTTGCTTTTTGGTATAGCCGGTGGTATAGCCGTTATCTCCCTTACCCGTGTTTCAAGGGACCTTAAATCACTCATAACCCTTCACAGGGTCGAGATCCTCAGACAGGATCTGATCATAAACCTCCAGACCGTCCAGAAACACCTCTATACTATAGGAACATCCTTTGGTTCAGAGATTGATATTATCGTTGGAAATGTATCATCCCTCGACAGGGCGGTCACCAAATGCAACAGCTGCCATCACAGGCCGGCTTTGGCAAGAAGGTTAAACAACCTTGTGAAGTATGTGGGTAAGTATGAGGATGCCCTCAGTGCCTTTATAACCACTACTGCAAACCCTGAAAGGGTAAAACGTCTCCAGAGTGCCGCAGTCGAGATCGGGGCCGTCCTCCTTCGCGATGCAAACGAGATGACGTTTATCGCCAATGAGAAACTCCAGGAGAGGACGGAACAGGCACTCTCAGACGTCCATACGATAAAAAATTTCCTGCTCGCAAGCCTTTTTCTTACAATGCTGTTTGGTTTTATTGTGGCTGTGAGCTTAACAAAGGAGATCCTTACCCCAATTCATAAGCTGTCCGATGCTGCCCGGAGGGTATCTTCAGGCGAACTTGGTTATACGGTTAATTTCAGAGACAGTACGGAGTTTGGTCAGCTTGCAAAGACGTTTAATGAGATGAGTTTGTCCCTCAAGGAGGGGTATCAGAGGACGCTCAGCTACATGGCAAAACTCAAGGGGCTCTATAACTTAACGCTCTCTCTTCATATGGTGACGGAGGAAAAGGATATCTACCGGGAGTTGATTACCGGGGTTGCGGATCTGGTTAAGACGGACAAGGCGGTTCTCGTACTCATTGACAAGAAAAAGGGATTCTTTACACCCATGATTCCCTACTACGGTTTTAAGGAGGAAGAGATAAAGGAGATCTCATCCGAACAAACCTTTATAATGAATCTCTACAGTGAGAGTACCAGGAGGGCGCTGATATTCGGTTCTGAAAAAATTATTGACAACGGCATTTTCAAGAAGTTAAAGGGCGTTGGTAATATGCTCGTCTTCTGGTTGAGGAGGAAGGAGGAACTCACGGGTTTTTTGCTTTTGCTAAGGGAGAACAGGCAGGGATCCTTTACCGAAGAAGACGTGAGGTTATTGAGCATAATGGGTAACAACTTTGCCGTTGCCCTTGATAATGCACTGCTTTACAGGGACCTCCAGGAGCAGATGAAAAAACTCAAGGAGGCACAGGAACAGCTTATTCAGGCTGCTAAGCTTGCCGCAATCGGCGAACTTGCTGCCAATGTCGCACATGAAATTAACAACCCCCTTACAACAATACTTGGATATTCAGAGCTTCTCAGGGAAGAGGAGGATATGGAAAGTGTAAAGAGGGATCTTGCTATTATTGAGAGTGAGTCCCTCCGGGCACGGGATATCGTCAAGCAGTTGCTTGAGTTTTCAAGAAGAAGAAAACTTGAACTTTCCGAGATGGATGTGGTCGATACCATCGAGGAGGTATTGAAGCTGGTCGCTGCAAACCTAAAAGAGTCAAGAATAAAGGTTGTGAAGGAGTATTTGGAATTGCCCCCTATCATTGCGGACAGAAACCAATTGAAACAGGTGTTTCTTAACATCATGAATAACGCGATACAGGCAATGCCCGATGGCGGGACCCTGACAATCAGAACAGAGCAGTTTAACGGGCATGTTTATGTCTCCTTCTCCGACACCGGAACGGGTATATCCGATGAGGTTGCCCAGAGGATATTCGAACCCTTCTTTACGACAAAAAAAGAGAAAGGCACCGGTCTTGGCCTTCCCATAAGTTACAGAATCATCCAGGAGCATGGCGGCAGAATAGATGTTAGAAGCAGCGAGGGGAGGGGAACCATGTTCAGGATAATGCTACCGGTCAGGAGACCTTTTTGA
- the dsbD gene encoding thiol:disulfide interchange protein DsbD precursor yields the protein MRGKKTDLIVLGTSICVLVLLLSFAISSAITPEEIIRIKPLYSADRIPAGSEFKLAIGMELIPGWHVNSNSPSTEFAIPTVVRLDPPPGVKIKDIKFPPAEEKLLPSIGAKTEFYSGTSYIIITGETGRDMKPGTYRLKGTFSYQGCSENICLPPADKEITFDLRIAPHGMLVQALNARIFSPQEKETGTVASPLPAASSGPGGGMVSEMIAEKGLFLSLLLIFIGGLALNLTPCVYPLIPVTMSYFGGMEHRGRGLVNAAAYVSGIVITYSILGTIAALSGKMLGTQLTSPIVSLFIAAVMVLLALSMFGLYEIRVPRFIMNLAGGEARSGIAGALLMGITMGIVAAPCIGPFVVGLLTYVAVVGDPFRGFIMFFFLALGLGFPYLFLAFFSGRISALPRSGEWMIGVRRIFGFVLIVMAVYFLDPLISKDVYNLLFSISLVAGGTWLIVFDHSGEKARGFHIFKSLFALGMVILGVWLYQPAVKSTSMIHWQPYSDKLIEKAQREGKPVIIDFYADWCIPCKELDYKTFKSPLLEKYAGSFVFLKVDLTQDKSESARKIKKQYDIKGVPTVIFIRPDGTENRGVRLTGFENAGGFVKRMESTLRPG from the coding sequence GTGCGAGGTAAGAAAACAGATCTCATAGTATTAGGAACCTCGATATGCGTTCTTGTCCTACTCCTCTCATTTGCAATATCCTCAGCAATCACACCTGAAGAGATAATAAGGATAAAACCTCTTTATTCAGCCGACAGAATACCTGCAGGTAGTGAGTTTAAACTCGCAATCGGGATGGAGCTTATCCCGGGATGGCATGTAAACAGCAATTCTCCATCAACGGAATTTGCCATTCCCACCGTGGTCAGGCTTGACCCACCGCCCGGAGTTAAGATAAAGGACATCAAGTTTCCTCCCGCTGAAGAAAAACTCCTCCCTTCCATAGGGGCAAAAACCGAGTTTTACTCGGGAACATCCTACATCATAATAACCGGTGAGACGGGAAGGGATATGAAACCGGGAACGTACCGGCTGAAAGGCACTTTTTCATACCAGGGCTGCAGCGAAAATATATGTCTCCCGCCGGCTGATAAGGAGATCACATTTGACCTCCGGATAGCTCCTCACGGGATGCTGGTTCAGGCCCTTAATGCCCGGATCTTTTCCCCGCAGGAGAAGGAGACGGGGACTGTCGCATCCCCTCTACCCGCTGCCTCTTCAGGACCCGGCGGTGGGATGGTTTCAGAGATGATCGCTGAAAAAGGACTCTTCCTGTCATTACTGCTGATCTTTATAGGCGGCCTTGCCCTGAACCTGACCCCCTGCGTTTACCCTTTAATCCCTGTAACCATGAGCTATTTTGGCGGTATGGAGCACAGGGGAAGAGGGCTCGTCAATGCCGCTGCCTATGTATCGGGGATAGTGATTACATACTCAATCCTTGGAACCATTGCAGCCCTTTCCGGCAAGATGCTTGGAACCCAGTTGACAAGCCCGATCGTGAGTTTATTTATTGCAGCCGTAATGGTACTCCTCGCCCTCAGCATGTTCGGACTTTATGAGATAAGGGTGCCCCGGTTCATTATGAATCTCGCCGGTGGTGAGGCAAGAAGCGGGATTGCCGGCGCACTTCTCATGGGGATCACCATGGGGATTGTGGCGGCACCCTGTATAGGACCCTTTGTTGTGGGATTACTCACCTATGTGGCTGTGGTCGGCGACCCCTTCAGGGGGTTTATAATGTTCTTTTTTCTTGCCCTTGGTCTGGGATTTCCCTATCTCTTTCTTGCCTTCTTCTCAGGCAGGATCTCCGCTCTCCCTCGTTCCGGTGAATGGATGATCGGGGTGAGAAGAATTTTCGGATTTGTTCTGATTGTCATGGCGGTTTATTTTCTTGATCCCCTCATCAGCAAAGATGTCTATAACTTACTTTTCTCAATTTCCCTTGTGGCCGGTGGGACATGGCTCATTGTATTTGACCACTCAGGAGAGAAGGCAAGGGGATTTCACATATTTAAATCATTGTTTGCCCTGGGCATGGTTATCTTAGGTGTCTGGCTCTATCAGCCCGCTGTAAAATCAACGTCCATGATTCACTGGCAACCATATTCAGATAAACTTATCGAGAAGGCTCAAAGGGAAGGCAAGCCGGTCATTATCGACTTTTATGCCGACTGGTGTATTCCCTGCAAGGAACTGGACTATAAGACCTTCAAATCTCCCCTTTTAGAAAAATATGCCGGCTCTTTTGTTTTCCTGAAGGTAGACCTCACTCAGGACAAAAGTGAGTCTGCAAGAAAGATCAAGAAACAATATGACATCAAAGGCGTACCGACGGTTATCTTTATCAGACCTGATGGAACGGAAAACAGGGGGGTACGTCTGACCGGGTTTGAAAATGCCGGGGGATTTGTAAAGCGGATGGAAAGCACCCTACGTCCCGGTTAG
- a CDS encoding ABC transporter substrate binding protein, with amino-acid sequence MSFHSDRSLKVLMLWLGLLFFLLVPSSLFGQEKTTIGVVFSADIPFYSEIHSAFIKRLRKGGYLDRLNILIQKPNPDAIAWSNAIRKLLAYDASIIVAYGSGAADAARYEVHSTPLLFAGVYEPIKAGLKTGNFSGVGYRVPVSSLIRYLKKVVPVKRIGIIYSKIEKSSFIEAKEVEKTCKTFSTESVLLGIRNSSEIREKLRLYSIDSLFITGSAVLAKNMSSFSNLLEKKGISVVTTMGGLEQEALISLYTKPSGQGIVLADKLIRLLREADLRGKAGQITILMKNRLVFNLKLARKLGLDVPVELLTESDRLIR; translated from the coding sequence TTGTCTTTTCATTCAGACAGAAGCCTGAAGGTCTTGATGCTGTGGCTGGGCCTTTTGTTTTTTTTGCTTGTGCCGTCGTCTCTTTTTGGTCAGGAGAAAACCACAATCGGGGTGGTTTTTTCTGCGGATATCCCTTTTTACAGTGAGATCCACAGCGCCTTCATCAAGCGGCTCAGGAAAGGAGGATATCTCGATAGACTGAATATCCTTATACAGAAACCAAATCCTGATGCAATTGCCTGGAGTAATGCCATCAGGAAGCTCCTTGCCTATGATGCCTCCATAATAGTGGCTTACGGTTCCGGTGCTGCCGATGCAGCCCGGTATGAGGTCCATTCCACGCCCCTTTTGTTTGCAGGTGTTTATGAACCCATAAAAGCAGGACTGAAGACAGGGAATTTCAGTGGTGTCGGATACAGGGTTCCGGTATCGAGTCTTATACGTTATTTGAAAAAAGTCGTTCCTGTAAAGAGGATCGGCATAATATATTCCAAGATCGAGAAGTCCTCCTTTATCGAGGCAAAAGAGGTTGAAAAGACATGTAAGACATTTTCAACGGAATCCGTGCTTTTAGGGATCAGGAATTCCTCTGAAATCAGAGAGAAGCTGAGGCTTTATTCAATAGATTCCCTGTTCATAACCGGTAGCGCAGTGCTTGCAAAAAACATGTCTTCCTTTTCCAACCTCCTGGAGAAAAAGGGGATAAGTGTTGTAACAACCATGGGTGGGCTGGAGCAGGAAGCACTTATATCCCTTTATACCAAGCCCTCCGGACAGGGGATTGTGCTTGCCGACAAACTGATCCGGTTATTGAGAGAGGCTGATTTGCGTGGGAAGGCAGGGCAGATAACGATTCTTATGAAAAACAGACTTGTTTTTAACCTCAAGCTTGCGAGGAAACTGGGCCTTGATGTGCCGGTAGAACTCCTTACTGAATCCGACAGGTTGATCAGGTGA
- the phnD_4 gene encoding phosphate-import protein PhnD precursor codes for MRYPRFIVGAILFAVLTLSLFKGYARAGQDTLLLGLIPEQNIFRQMDRFRPFAGYLSERLGIKVKLTILSRYGDIIDRFNQRKMDGAFFGDLTGALAIKKLGVIPLVRSVNLDDSSVSRGYIIVRKDSGIKSIADMKGRVMAFVDRATVTGYLFTLVYLRNKGVKNLKHFFSEYYFTGSHDSTVYAVLDGRADIGSVKSTVFESLTKRDPTIKEELKVIAESPPMPEGTLLVRKGLSDELKRRIKEVTLSMDKNKEGREVLLKMGLKGFVEAGRGDFLPVYKMIKRLGMTVDDYQYRVK; via the coding sequence ATGAGATATCCAAGGTTTATAGTTGGCGCCATATTGTTTGCCGTCTTAACACTGTCCCTGTTCAAAGGTTATGCTCGGGCCGGGCAGGATACACTGCTGCTTGGCCTGATTCCTGAGCAGAACATCTTTCGTCAGATGGACAGGTTCAGGCCCTTTGCCGGATATCTATCTGAGCGTTTGGGCATAAAGGTGAAACTGACAATACTGAGCCGGTACGGGGACATTATAGACCGGTTTAACCAGAGAAAGATGGATGGCGCCTTTTTTGGAGACCTCACGGGTGCCCTTGCCATAAAAAAGCTTGGGGTGATACCCCTTGTGAGATCGGTTAATCTTGATGATTCGTCGGTTTCCAGGGGTTATATTATAGTACGTAAGGACAGTGGAATAAAATCCATAGCGGATATGAAAGGGCGTGTAATGGCCTTTGTTGACAGGGCGACGGTTACGGGATACCTTTTCACCCTGGTATATTTAAGAAATAAAGGGGTTAAAAACTTGAAACATTTCTTTTCCGAGTATTACTTTACCGGGAGTCATGACTCAACGGTATATGCCGTTCTTGATGGAAGAGCGGACATAGGAAGCGTTAAGAGTACGGTGTTTGAATCTCTTACCAAAAGAGATCCGACGATTAAGGAAGAACTCAAAGTAATAGCGGAATCCCCTCCCATGCCTGAAGGCACTCTTCTGGTCAGGAAGGGCCTTTCCGATGAATTAAAGAGAAGAATAAAGGAGGTTACCCTCTCAATGGATAAGAATAAAGAGGGGAGGGAGGTATTGCTGAAGATGGGTTTGAAGGGGTTTGTCGAGGCTGGTAGGGGCGATTTTTTACCTGTTTACAAGATGATTAAAAGGCTTGGAATGACTGTTGACGATTATCAGTACAGGGTCAAATAA
- a CDS encoding MOSC domain protein: MLFFCMGASMNSSARVISINISDRKGVRKKPVHEVEIRENFGIEGDAHASSEWHRQISLLAMESIKKMQKLGLDVGPGDFAENITTEGIDLPALPVGTRLKIGDIEAEVSQIGKVCHSRCEIYYQAGDCVMPKEGIFIRVLSGGKLKVGDPVVSGSITPP; this comes from the coding sequence ATGTTATTCTTTTGTATGGGCGCTTCAATGAATTCATCTGCCAGGGTTATATCAATAAACATAAGCGACCGGAAAGGTGTCAGAAAGAAACCGGTACATGAGGTCGAGATACGTGAAAATTTCGGTATCGAAGGCGACGCCCATGCCTCATCCGAATGGCACCGCCAGATAAGTCTGCTGGCCATGGAAAGCATAAAAAAGATGCAGAAGCTCGGACTCGATGTAGGACCGGGGGACTTTGCAGAAAATATAACCACCGAAGGCATAGACCTTCCCGCTTTACCCGTTGGAACAAGGTTAAAGATAGGAGATATTGAAGCAGAGGTGTCCCAGATCGGCAAGGTCTGTCACAGCAGGTGCGAGATCTACTACCAGGCTGGAGACTGTGTGATGCCGAAGGAAGGGATATTTATCAGGGTTCTCAGTGGTGGAAAACTGAAGGTTGGGGACCCTGTTGTCTCAGGCAGTATAACTCCTCCCTGA